TACCCCGTGCTGGGCCGGCAGCCTCACCACCCGCACGGCCCCTTGTGCAGCCGCCCGGGCCGAGTGGCTCCATGGGCAGTGCAGCTGGCTGCCCATCGCAGAGCAGGCAGACGGTGCCACCCGGCTGAGCCCACCGGAGCCAGCTGCTGCCCGGGCCTGAGCCCCTGACCGAAGGGAGCCGGATGTGCTTGCCCAGGGCAGAAGGGACCGCAGGGGATCAGCTGGTCCCTGTCTGCGCTGCAGACAGCTgggaccctgtccctgtggcagATCCTCTCCATGGCCccttcctcctgcactgccaCCACCATGAAGCCCCCGGCCCGCACAGCTCCTCCCCTCCTGCTCGgtgtgctgctgcctgagcaGGGCCAGCGGCCGCCTCTCACCAGGGCCCCCAGGCTTCTCCTCCTCATCATGCAGCTGTGCCTGAGGGCTCTGGGGCCACTGAGGGCAGTCTCCTGTTCTGCCAGGGCACCCAGGGAAGCAGCACCCCCCTGCCAGCTCTCCCTGACCAGTCTCTGGGCTTTAGTGAGGGGCtcagtggcagtgccagcccccaCCTGGGGTTGGAGGGCAGGGCACCATCTGCCCTGCCTGCTACAGCTCTGCCTTTCACCCCGGCACCAGCGAGACCTGCCCAGAGGCTCGCTGTGGGACACAAATCAGTGCTTCAGGGCCTACTTCCACCCAACTggcccacaggcagcagcatcccccgACTCCAACCAGGATGTGGGACCCCAAATGGGGCATACgtggcagtgcctggctccagacctccccatccctctgccccCATATAGCTGGCAgcacctcctcctgccctgcctggggctgcagctgctctgtgcccgtGGTCTCAGGCAGCACCACCACGGTGAGGCTGAAGATGCCAGGGGTGGCCCAGCTGTCACCCCCTCTTCTGTGGCCCAGGGTCTTCGCAACCCTCTCCTCCCTGTGGCTGGGGTCACCGAAGCTCCCTCTGGTCACACATGGGACAGTGGGACCTGCTTGTGGTAGGAGGCCATACTGGGCAGTACCGTCCTGCCCACCAGTGCCGGGCTGGCCTCGCCGTACACAGAGGCGCCCGCAGGCTTCCTGGCCCGGCAGCAGCGGGTGGTGAAGCGCCTCCAGGACTCAAGTGTCTTGCCAGACCAGATCCAAACTCCGGAGGTGATCCCCACCACAAGGCACATGAAGTACTTAAGCATGAAGACAGCATAGTCAGGCTTGGGGCGGTGAGGGTCCCCCGGGCAGGAGCAGTTCTGTGCCTGCTCCCAGGCCTCCCGGTTGTGCTGCTCGTAGATGTAGCAGGCAATGACGATAGTGGCAGGCACAGTGTAAAGCACGGTGAAGATGCCGATGCGGATCATCAGCTTCTCCAGCTTGTCAGTTTTGGTGCCGCCCTGCTTGATCACGCTGCGGATGCGAAAGAGCGAGACGAAGCCAGCCAGCAGGAAGAGGCTGCCGGTGAAGAGATAAACCACAAGTGGTGCCAGCACAAAGCCCCGCAGATTCTCCAGGCTCTGGTTGCCCACATAGCAAACCCCGGCCACCGGGTCACCGTCCACAGAGCTCAGTGCCAGTACAGCAATGGATTTGGCACTGGGGATGAGCCAGGCAGCCAGGTGGAAGTACTGCGAATAGCTGGCAATGGCCTCATTGCCCCACTTCATGCCAGCTGCCAGGAACCAGGTGAGGGATAGGATGACCCACCAGATGGAGCTGGCCATGCCGAAGAAgtagaggagaaggaaaaccaCGGTGCAGAGAGCAGGGCCTGTGGTCTCGTAATGGATGTGATGGTGCTCCGGGTTGCAAGCCACGTTGGCATGCCCTGCCACCAGCCGCACGATGTAGCCCATGGAGACGAAGAGGTAGCAGGCAGAGAGGAAGATGATGGGGCGCTCAGGGTACTTAAAGCGTTCCATGTCAATGAGGAAGGTGGCCACGGTGGTTGAGGTGGAAAGGAAGCAGAGGATGGACCAGAGGCCGATCCAGAAGGTAGCAAAGGTCTTCTCATCCTGGGTGAAGTAGGGCTGGTAGCAGGGGATGGCACAGTTGAGTACCTTCCCAGTCCTGATGCGGTTGTACAGCGGATGGGACTCCTTGGAGATGGGGATCAGGGGCGCTCTGCACTTACAAGTCTGACCACAGTCCAGGCCTGAGAGGCGCTGCCCATCGAGTGGCGTCAGGTTTTTGGCCATGTCCTTGGCAGGGCGCGTGGGCTTCCCAAAGAAAGGCGGCAGGGTGGTGGCTTCCGTGTGGTTGTATCCCATGCAAAGCACCTCGGTGTCCCCCAGCACCGGCAGGTTGTCACAGCTCATCCTCTCGGGCCAGGCAAAGCCGTATTGCTGCATGATGGGCGAGCAGCCGGCCTTGGCCCGCTCGCAGACGGAGCGGCAGGGGGGCAGCGGCTTCGTATAGTCGGACAGGCAGATGGGGGTGTACATGCTGCAGAGGAAGAAGCGCAGGTCCGGGGAGCACTGGATCTCCACCAGCGGCCAAAACTGGTGCACCTCCAGCCCAGCCTCGTCCTGCGTGTCGTGGTTGAACTGGTTGGGCATGTAGGTGAGGTTGTAGCCGATGCCCTTGCACATCGGCACCGTGATCTCCTGGCACACCAGCGCCTTGGAGgcggcgcgccccgccgccggcagccccagcagcagcggcagccccagcagcagcggcaCCGGCAGCCCCTGGCCGCCCATCGCCGCCGCGCGTCCTACCGCCGCCGCATGTCCTGGGCACCTGCCGCCTCcgcgccgggagcggggccccgCCGGGAGCGAGAGCGGGATCCagaccgccgccgccgccgccgccacctgCGCTCTGGGGCGGGCGGGCGCCCCCGctccgcgccgcgcccgcgccccgccctgcgccccgccccgggaccgcccgcggccccgcccccgccgctggccccgccccgccggggctccccgcggccgcccccgcGCCGGGCACCGAGTCCCGCGGCGGCGAAACGCCGCGCTGCCCCGGCCCCCGCTGCTGGAGGCGTCCCGCTGGGCCCCCGTCCGCCGGCGCTCGGAGTCCCGCGGCGGCCCGGGGGCAGGCGGCGAGGTGAGAAGATGACGGTGCTGCCAAACCACTGACTGCTCCGCATCTGTGCATCGCCTTCCCCTCTTGCCCGCCGGGGCCCTCCCGAGACCCGGTACCCTCCGCCCCCCCAGCACCGccacggcacggcacggcacggccccCCCGGCTCGGCGCGAAGAGCCAAGCggctggaggaggagggcagGCGGTGCCcgcggcgctgctgccgcttctccccttcctcctcgAGCCCTTCAGCCCCTCTTCGCGGGATTGGGACGACCGGGGGAAACCCTGGGTAGGGGAAGGGAAGACGTGAAGGGGTCCTGTGGCCGGCTTTGCCTTGCTCCGGCAGTGGCACATCAGCCCGGGTACAAAGGGCACTGTAGCATTTACCGGCGCTGCCTCCCGGtgctgcccggcggggcagcgcTCCCGACTCCCGCAACGCTGAGCCTCGGCGGGAAGGAAAACCGCCCCTGCCCGGGTGCAGGCAGCTGCGCTACCACAGTCCTGCCCCGGATTCCGGTCGCCATCCGCTCCGGCCagccctcttcttccctcccaggCGGGTGGCAGGCGCTGCAGCGCAGCGCGAACCAACGAGTCCGTGCTGGGCCAgagggctctgcccagccccctGGGATCGCGGGCTCCTGCCAGAACCACCGAGGTGGTCACGCTCAGCTGCCAGGAATGCCAATCCTCCAGTCCGTGCATTCGTAAACACCGAAATTGCCAGCCTGATTTTCAAGCGCTTCCCTGAAAGCCCTGAAGCCCACGGCACGTTCAGGGCACACAGGGGAGCAAACCTGCTTCAGAAGCCAGATTCGGGGGTCCAGACTGCAGCTGCTATGGCACAGCCTTATTCTGTCCAAGGCAGAAGGCTGCTCCCAAGCCCTTGCACAGGAGCTACTCACTCCACCTCAGTGGATGTGGATAGAAGGACAATTTAGACAGAGTACTTGCATCCAGCCCTGGATCTACTAGTCAAGACATACCCACAGCACATCACAAATACAAATAGCTTGCATTCAAGGCCTGGGGCTGCAGAACACCGGCACCCAAAATACCCCTAACTGCACCCAGAGCCCACAAAGCAAATACTCAAAACATGACTTAGTTCTTGTCTCCCTCCCAGAAATAAAACCTGGCTTGTTTATTGCTCTGAAGCCAGTGGCTGACGTAACCAGGGGCAGAGCACTGACTGCTGATAACCAAGGTCATCGGTCATTTTAAGGCGAGAGACCTCACGACCACCCCTGAAATCCACATCCACCCAGCCTAGGCATGCATATTACTTGGCACTGTCAACTTTGATGCTTAACAACGTttttttgaaaaaggaaaaaaaaatctcacatcCTTATACCTCTTTGCTTTACACTGTAAGTTTTCCCTGTAATAGAGCtaaatagaagaaaattataaGTCACATGTTCCTTTGGAAGACAGTGGCATATCCTTGTAGCAGGAGTCATAACTTTTAATTCTCCTCAACAATGAGTTTCTGTGAACTAGCAGCCCAGCAGAAAGCAGTCACAGACAGTTTCATTATGGCTGTCAGTTGATTATCCAAATTATAGCTGAGAGAAGAGGGCAGCCTTTTTATTATCATCATTGCTGTACAATTAGAAAATGCTGATGAAGCTCCATAAGAGCAGAAATTGTCTTTTTTGTtggcatttttcatttttataagcATTCTCTTGGGCAACGTCTTAGTTTGATTTGACACACAATGGGGAATGGGTACATAAGTGGGAAGAGAGAAGAtaaggaggggaaaatggggcAGCTCTTCATTTCAGTTAATCTATCAACCCTTGTAGCCTGGTTCAGGTTTTGCCACTCCTCCAGATGTATCTAATTCTTAGAGCCTGGCTGTAAATAATGCTGTATTTGCTACACTGGGGACACATCAAATCCAATTAAGAGCCAGGTAGACATCTGTTGGCTTGCTCTGtgcttctgtttcctttttgttttttatgaaTATGTAGCAGAACAACCAGAGCAGGATTAAATGTGGGGTAAGTGCAAGTGCAGTTGATAGGTTCGTTACTCATCTCTTCAGTACAGTATGAGAGTACAGCGCTTTATGTGCATCCAGCACTATTAGTAACAGAAGATGTGTCTGCACAAAATTTACTGTGTCAAACCCTGCAGACAAAAAAGGAAGTGTTTCCTGGCCCTAAGAAAATGCTTTTGTAGTTAAAAActcttaaattattaaaaattgcTTTACCTTTTATCCATGTGCAGAAGTGTCCATGAAGCTCCACCATACTAGACAGGTCTTCTTGGGAACTCATCTAACCCCTGCTCCTGGCTCCAGCCCAGAAGATTCGGGCATGGACTGACAATATGTGTCCTTACAGACATACCTTCCACCCACTGAGGTGTTTTCAGCTGGGATGCAGTGGTTCCTGGTAGAAGCAGAAAGTAAAAAGgttataaatatttctgtgtttagttctttcaCTGCTGACTGTCAGTGTACACTGTTTACCTGGACAAATTGCTTTTGTGAAGGATACCATGACTTTTAAAAGACTTTAGAAAAGGACTCAGTGAGTTTCCTTTGTGAAGACTGGCTATTGCCCTTGCCCTTGTTAGAGGACTCAGCAGACTTTTGCAAAGAGCTTTTCAGCCCAGGCTTTGGCCAGGGACAAAGCCAGAGAGCACTGGTCTCACTCTTGGCTTTGCCGGCACCAAAGCAGGGCAGGAACCTCCTGCCCCTCTTGTCATAGGATCAGCACACCACCCCTTGGCCCTCGACCCTTCTTCCTTGAAGCAGCAAATCCTGGTTTTGTCTGCACTGCTGACAAGTCTCCAGCTCCCAGGAAGGGAGCAGTGGGGGCCTAGCACAGGTGACTCTGGTCTCCCGGTGCTGGTGGGCAGCCTGCCAGTCACCCCAGCtggaggctgtgctggctcagGCATTGCTCAAATTAGCAGTGACCCCTGATAACAAACTGCTTGAGTGAGGAGGTGCTGGGGACCATGAGGTGGTTTGCAGCACCACAAGACTGTGCCTTACTGCCTGTCACGAGTGCAGGAGCAGACATCCCTTTTGGCATCATggtgcagcaccagcacagcagacCACTGTGTACTGGTACAAAAGGATATCAGTGTTTGCCCCACACTAAGGACACAGCTGCATGCTGCACCAAGGCAGGTGTGCTTCTGCTTCCACCCGTGGCAAGTGTTTGCCTTCCCAcctgagagctgcagctccaggctgcctgtgctgcaaaCCCCAGCACCAAGACTGACCTCATGTAACAGCACCTGGAGCGGGGGGCTCCTAAATAAGACCAAGGTTCTTGCTGCACTGCAGGCAGGAAGGACCTGACAGGCAGGAAGACACAGGGACTCTTGGCCCTTTGcaagcaggcagagcagagtgAGAATCACTGCCAGCATTTGCAGAGGGACCCTGGCACACAAATCCTACTGAAGTgcaacagcagcagggatgAATATTTTTCCTGTGCCCAGATGAATTAAAGGCTGTGGCCTGGGGACAGGAATTCAGATTTAAATCACTTGAATGCTTTTCACCATGCCTTACTGAAATGCCCTTAAAAATCCTAGCTTACATCAATACAATTTGTTTTTATATACCCCTGTGCAATTACACACCTTAACATattgcagaaaaacaaaaccatgcCAAACTAGCCATATCCAAAAAGTTACATGGAACTTGGAAACTTCTCAGTGAAATCCAAAACTTGATTTCTAACAGTGACACAGACTTTAGCAACACCTAACACAAGTGCTGCAGTTTGTAAAATGCCACCAGAAGTTCACGTAAGACCAAAGTAAAATCAGGCAGAGTGGCTGCACATAAAACTAATCTTGCCAAACTCATCACTTATTAACTACACTTGTACATATAAGTGCACACAAAATGTATGTAATAAGCTTTCTTTGGTCTCCCTAGGCACTGGGAACCTTCCCATGAGCCACAGTTAGAATACTGAAGGGATGTTCCTGTCCCGAGGtgccacagcctgcagaggcaGGATCAGGGCCCtagcccagagctgcaggagggtTGGTGGTGATGAGGATGGGCCTCTGCCATGCCACAGCCATAGCTAGTCTTCAAATCTCCTTGCTGTGACTCACAACACTGAGATAAAGAGGAAGCAGTGAAGTTCCTTACATCTCATTTTCTTGGGGGGTATAGTGCAGCCTGAAACATCTGAGACTTTTCAGATATGTAGTTTTTGAAACACAGCACattatgctttttattttcttttctttttctctcaaaagaaAACAGTCTCCATAGTGAAGTTGACATGATAAATTAGTATGGCCCTGGCAAAGCCCTCACTCTTCATTTGGCAAATACTTATTTATGGACTTTCAATTTGTGGCTTATGTAACAACAGGGTGAGTGACTTTCAAAAAAGCTCTGCCATGTATTGACCTGATACAGCCTAATGGGTCCTTCAGAGCAATTAGGATTTATTGTGTTAGCGTCTATTGTGTATAGAGGccatttaaaaaacatgtgttATTTACCCAGAAAGCAGTAATGACTGTTTAAATACAGTGAGATTGTTTCTTAAACTCTTGCTGCACTATACATTGCAAAGAAGTTActccaaatatttttcagagttAAATACTTTGCTCCAGTGGGATTTCCAAGCTGGATTATTGTATGGCACATATATTTGTATGCCTATAGCTGTAAGTGAACCGAGCTCTCAGGAAAGCTGCAAAATTATCAGCCTTGAAGCATGAAATCTATTACTTTTTCCTCAACCAAGGGACCAGTGCTTGCCACTCTAGTGGTCTGAGCAGCTCAGGCCTTTTCCTAACTTAGAGACCAGAGCGTTTCCCATGAACCACATGAGTTTTGCCCTGTCTGATCTGAAAGTCCAGCAAAAGTGACCTTAAGAGCCACAAAATTGTGGTTTGCATCATAGCACATCTAACCCTCTACAAGCACATGAGGTGGGGCCATCACCACTTCCCTGTAACCTCCTGGGGGCCAGCATTCAACAACACAAGTGTTGGTTTCTGAAGACCAGTGCAGTGAGAAGCCAAATCCCTGGCTAGGCTCCTCAGCAGGTCTGAAGGAGCCCAGCTTTGCAGCCCAGCAAAGATCAGCACTGGCTTACACCAGTTCTGACTGACCACAGAGTAAAATAAACCCCCAGCTCATACATGGGAGCCATCAAGTGCCTCTATGAAACAATAAATATGGACTAATTACTGCTTGACTTGTCTTCAGACCAACACTGTTTTGATCAGCGCTATCTCAAAAATAGTTCTTtacttttctgcctttttcctgCCCTCTCCTTTGCTGTGTGAATCCTTCAGGGTGAAACTGCTCAAAGCAGTTCTTTGGCAAAATGCTTTGCCTGCCCTGCTTCAGATCACAGCCTTTGGAGACTTGTTTCTATCTGCCTGATTTACACCAAAATTGACATATTACCTGTTACAGCTGCAGAAACAGAAGTACTAAGTAGTTTTTTTAGtccagaaaaaaagagggaCAGGTTTTTGTCTGAAAAATTTGTGGCAAGTATTTCAGAGTTAGGATGCAAGTTTGTAATGGCTAATCCTCTGGAGAACAGTCAGGCAGCCTAGACTGAAGCTGGCTATAACTTATGATTTCTGTTTTGTGGAAAATTCCAACACTAAAAAACAATGTAAAACACACCAGTTAGTTCCAAACAGGGCAAGCTGCCCATACTTCTGAGCAATCCTGCAGCATCAGGAAAAGCTAGAAGGTTTCCTCTCAAAACATGGAGAATTCCTAGAAGCCCCCTGCCCAGGAAAGCCTTAGGAGCAAAGGATGGGGGAGGACCTGAAGTGGGGGACACTGAAATCCTGGAGTGATGGATCTTGCTGGCAAACTGGGCAGACTTCAGGCAGGAATTTGCCTGGTGAGCATTTGTCTCTTAGGTCCTGCCTGATTTTCAGAGAAAGCTGGTCAGtcaaaacagaaacatttccaAGAGGTTTTCTGTCTCTGCCAAACGGACACTTTACAAAGAAACTGCTCTCAGTATGAACATCTGCAGTTATGGGTGGTCTCTCCTGGCCCTAAAATTCTATGAATTGGTGCAAAACATATGATAACAACTGTTGCTGTTAAAAGCAACTTCAGTCTGTGTTCAGAATAGTTCGAGTTCAGTCTGTCTTCTCCTGAAAACACtgagtttattttaaatagatttcAAACG
This is a stretch of genomic DNA from Anomalospiza imberbis isolate Cuckoo-Finch-1a 21T00152 chromosome 7, ASM3175350v1, whole genome shotgun sequence. It encodes these proteins:
- the FZD5 gene encoding LOW QUALITY PROTEIN: frizzled-5 (The sequence of the model RefSeq protein was modified relative to this genomic sequence to represent the inferred CDS: deleted 1 base in 1 codon), with amino-acid sequence MHRCGAVSGLAAPSSSHLAACPRAAAGLRAPADGGPAGRLQQRGPGQRGVSPPRDSVPGAGAAAGSPGGAGPAAGAGPRAVPGRGAGRGAGAARSGGARPPQSAGGGGGGGGLDPALAPGGAPLPARRRQVPRTCGGGRTRGGDGRPGAAGAAAAGAAAAAGAAGGGAAASKALVCQEITVPMCKGIGYNLTYMPNQFNHDTQDEAGLEVHQFWPLVEIQCSPDLRFFLCSMYTPICLSDYTKPLPPCRSVCERAKAGCSPIMQQYGFAWPERMSCDNLPVLGDTEVLCMGYNHTEATTLPPFFGKPTRPAKDMAKNLTPLDGQRLSGLDCGQTCKCRAPLIPISKESHPLYNRIRTGKVLNCAIPCYQPYFTQDEKTFATFWIGLWSILCFLSTSTTVATFLIDMERFKYPERPIIFLSACYLFVSMGYIVRLVAGHANVACNPEHHHIHYETTGPALCTVVFLLLYFFGMASSIWWVILSLTWFLAAGMKWGNEAIASYSQYFHLAAWLIPSAKSIAVLALSSVDGDPVAGVCYVGNQSLENLRGFVLAPLVVYLFTGSLFLLAGFVSLFRIRSVIKQGGTKTDKLEKLMIRIGIFTVLYTVPATIVIACYIYEQHNREAWEQAQNCSCPGDPHRPKPDYAVFMLKYFMCLVVGITSGVWIWSGKTLESWRRFTTRCCRARKPAGASVYGEASPALVGRTVLPSMASYHKQVPLSHV